The Vigna unguiculata cultivar IT97K-499-35 chromosome 6, ASM411807v1, whole genome shotgun sequence genome contains a region encoding:
- the LOC114187528 gene encoding uncharacterized protein LOC114187528 produces the protein MAATLTLLKLPILPNKPKLPRPSTTKLLPFPSIHLNSDSSSPNTRNSSFLDQNMEPLKPAFLSLSAITFPFLLDSKDALAVGGEFGILEGRSFALVHPIVMGAFFFYTLWAGYLGWQWRRVRTIQNDINELKNQLKPTPVTPDGKQVEEASPSPSPSPVELQIQQLTEERKELIKGSYKDRHFNAGSILLGFGVLESIGGGVNTWFRTGKLFPGPHLFAGAGITVLWALAAALVPSMQKGNETARNLHIALNALNVLLFVWQIPTGIDIVFKVFEFTTWP, from the exons ATGGCTGCCACACTCACACTTCTAAAGCTTCCAATTCTTCCCAATAAACCAAAACTCCCACGCCCCTCAACCACAAAACTTCTTCCGTTTCCTTCTATCCATTTAAATTCAGACTCATCTTCTCCTAATACACGCAATTCTTCCTTCTTAGATCAGAACATGGAGCCTCTGAAGCCtgcttttctttctctctctgcaATCACATTTCCATTCTTACTAGATTCCAAG GATGCACTTGCTGTGGGAGGAGAATTTGGGATATTGGAAGGAAGATCATTTGCTCTGGTACACCCCATTGTGATGGGTGCTTTTTTCTTCTATACATTGTGGGCAGGGTATTTGGGGTGGCAATGGCGGCGAGTAAGGACTATCCAGAATGATATCAATGAACTCAAGAATCAACTCAAACCTACCCCAGTTACCCCAGATGGAAAACAAGTGGAAGAAgcatcaccatcaccatcaccatcaccgGTTGAACTCCAAATACAGCAACTCACTGAG GAAAGGAAAGAGCTGATCAAAGGTTCCTATAAAGATAGACACTTTAATGCAGGATCCATACTTCTAGGTTTTGGGGTGCTCGAGTCTATTGGTGGAGGAGTGAACACATGGTTTAGGACAGGAAAGCTGTTTCCCGGTCCACATTTATTTGCAGGAGCAG GTATTACCGTTTTATGGGCACTGGCAGCAGCGCTAGTACCATCAAtgcaaaaaggaaatgaaacaGCCAGAAATCTTCACATCGCACTGAATGCTTTAAACGTTCTGCTCTTTGTGTGGCAGATTCCCACTGGAATTGATATTGTGTTCAAGGTGTTTGAGTTCACAACATGGCCTTGA
- the LOC114188779 gene encoding AAA-ATPase At2g46620-like, with protein sequence MSVFAMILLTPIFLLTLAAAAFLFAVAGAVLFQTGCGKRLWRGMEDWFHVYQFLTVPELNQTKHHNHLYSKLSLYLHSLPSIQDSHFANIVTGKNPNDIVLCLAPNQTIQDHFLGATIYWFSQPAHPNPEGTGTYVLKIRKVDKRRILRPYLQHIHAVADEIEQQGKRDLRLFTNSADEFGQWRSVPFTHPSTFDTIAMEPDLKNKVKSDLESFLRAKQYYNRLGRVWKRSFLLYGPSGTGKSSFVAAMANFLSYDVFDIDLSKIPSDSDLKLLLLHTTPKSVVVIEDLDRFVAEKTERISVSGILNFMDGLITSCCAEERVMVFTMNTKEHVDPNLLRPGRVDVHIHFPLCDFSAFKTLANSYLGVKDHKLFPQVQEIFQNGASLSPAEIGELMIANRNSPSRAIRSVITALQTDGDGRGCGLTGRQKEDDEMGEPDGVVCGEGVHTVKDLRRLYSFFRFRVTRKSSSSISSLPASPLR encoded by the coding sequence ATGAGCGTCTTTGCCATGATTCTTCTCACTCCCATATTTCTGTTAACCCTCGCCGCCGCCGCCTTCCTGTTCGCGGTGGCCGGAGCCGTGCTGTTCCAAACGGGGTGCGGCAAGAGGCTATGGAGAGGAATGGAAGATTGGTTCCACGTGTATCAATTCCTCACAGTACCTGAActgaaccaaaccaaacaccacAACCACCTCTACTCCAAGCTCTCCCTATACTTACATTCCCTACCTTCTATCCAAGACTCCCACTTCGCCAACATCGTCACTGGGAAGAACCCAAACGACATCGTCCTCTGCCTCGCTCCCAACCAAACCATCCAGGACCATTTTCTCGGAGCCACAATCTACTGGTTCAGCCAACCCGCTCATCCCAACCCAGAAGGAACCGGAACCTACGTTCTCAAGATCAGGAAGGTGGACAAGCGTCGAATCCTCCGTCCTTATCTCCAGCACATTCACGCCGTGGCCGACGAAATCGAGCAGCAAGGGAAGCGCGACTTGCGCCTCTTCACCAACAGCGCCGATGAGTTTGGGCAGTGGAGATCCGTTCCGTTTACGCATCCTTCCACGTTCGACACCATCGCCATGGAACCGGATCTCAAAAACAAGGTCAAATCCGATCTCGAATCGTTCCTCAGAGCGAAACAGTACTACAACCGCCTCGGCCGCGTCTGGAAACGGAGCTTTCTCCTCTACGGCCCCTCCGGCACCGGAAAATCGAGCTTCGTCGCCGCCATGGCCAATTTCCTCTCGTACGACGTGTTCGACATCGACCTGAGTAAAATCCCTAGCGATTCGGATCTGAAATTGCTCCTCCTGCATACGACGCCGAAATCGGTGGTGGTGATCGAGGACCTGGACCGGTTTGTGGCGGAGAAAACGGAGAGAATAAGCGTTTCGGGGATACTAAACTTCATGGACGGGCTTATAACCTCGTGTTGCGCGGAGGAGAGGGTGATGGTGTTCACGATGAACACGAAGGAGCACGTTGACCCGAACCTGCTTCGTCCGGGTCGGGTCGATGTGCATATCCATTTTCCGCTTTGTGATTTTTCGGCGTTTAAGACGCTGGCGAACAGTTACCTTGGGGTGAAGGACCATAAGCTGTTCCCTCAGGTGCAGGAGATTTTCCAAAACGGTGCGAGTTTGAGTCCCGCTGAAATCGGCGAGTTGATGATCGCGAACCGGAACTCGCCGAGTCGGGCTATTAGATCAGTCATCACCGCATTGCAAACGGACGGTGATGGTAGGGGGTGCGGCCTGACCGGACGGCAGAAGGAGGATGATGAAATGGGTGAACCGGATGGGGTTGTCTGCGGTGAGGGTGTCCATACGGTTAAGGATTTGCGGAGACTGTACAGTTTTTTCAGATTCAGGGTTACAAGAAAATCTTCGTCTTCCATTTCTTCCTTGCCCGCGAGTCCATTGCGATAG
- the LOC114187117 gene encoding ras-related protein RABA3 — protein sequence MNQEMNGVETERVRENIHDKIDYVFKVVVIGDSAVGKSQMLSRFAKNEFCLDSKSTIGVEFQTRTVTINGKVIKAQIWDTAGQERYRAVTSAYYRGALGAMVVYDITKRQSFDHVARWVDELRAQADSSVVIMLIGNKGDLVEQRVVHAEDAVEFAEDQGLFFSETSALSGENVDTAFFKLLEQIHRVVSKRSLESGKGKATRHTNVSTLQGSKLDVISGAELEISEMKNLSSCSC from the exons ATGAATCAGGAAATGAATGGTGTTGAGACTGAGAGGGTGAGAGAGAATATACACGACAAAATAGATTACGTGTTTAAGGTGGTGGTGATAGGGGACTCAGCAGTGGGAAAGAGTCAAATGCTCTCAAGGTTTGCAAAGAATGAATTCTGCCTTGACTCGAAGTCCACCATTGGAGTTGAGTTTCAAACCAGAACTGTGACAATCAATGGCAAAGTTATCAAGGCCCAGATCTGGGATACTGCTGGCCAAGAAAG ATACAGGGCAGTGACAAGTGCATACTACAGAGGTGCATTGGGGGCGATGGTGGTGTACGACATAACTAAACGACAGTCGTTTGATCATGTAGCAAGGTGGGTTGACGAACTGCGAGCACAAGCAGACAGCTCCGTGGTGATAATGCTGATCGGGAACAAAGGAGATCTTGTGGAGCAAAGAGTGGTGCATGCAGAAGATGCAGTGGAGTTTGCAGAGGATCAGGGCCTCTTCTTTTCTGAGACTTCAGCTCTCAGTGGTGAGAATGTGGACACTGCGTTTTTCAAGCTTCTGGAACAGATTCACAGGGTCGTCTCAAAAAGGTCTTTGGAAAGTGGAAAAGGGAAGGCCACACGTCACACCAATGTTTCCACTCTTCAGGGATCAAAACTGGATGTGATCTCAGGTGCTGAATTGGAAATTAGTGAGATGAAGAACTTATCTTCATGTTCTTGTTGA